The DNA sequence CGAACATGTCCAGCCGCACAGCACGAACCGCGACCAGGACGAAGCCCCAGAGCAGAGCCAGGAAGCCGATCTTCACCAGCAGGAGGACAAGCTCGCTGGGCTCGGTGGGGTCCACAGCTACCAGCCCCCACGGCGGCCGTCGTCACCGTAACGCTCTGCCGGCCCGCCAGCGCGGCGGGAACCGTGGGAACCGGCGTCGTCGACCGGCTCCAGGGCCTCCAGGCCGTCGTCGGATCGAGCGGCCGGACGCTGCCGGGGATCCGGCTGGGAGCGGTACATCTCATCACCACCCGCGTCTCTCGCGCCGCCAACGGATGACTCGGCACGATAGCCGCGACCGCGTTCACGCTGCGGATCACGCCCATGACCCGGGCCCCGATCCGACCCGGCACCCGGCCAGCCACCACGGTCACCGCCGCGCGGCGGCGGCGGACCGTTGTCGCGGAATCGGGCGGACGGGCCTTCGCGGTACTCGTCGGCTCCGTAGCTGTCGGGGCGTGGGCCGCCGTCGCGTCGGGCCGGTCGAGGGCCGGAGTCGTCGCGGAATCGGGCCGATGGGCCTTCGCGGTACTCGTCGGCTCCGTAGCTGTCGGGGCGTGGGCCGCCGTCGCGTCGGGCCGGTCGAGGGCCGGAGTCGTCGCGGAATCGGGCGGACGGGCCTTCGCGGTACTCGTCCCCACCACGCCCCGGACGGTCGGCGAACCCCGGCCCACGGCCACCGGGCGGTGGAGTCGGACTGCGCCGACCTGGCGAGGTCGGCTGGTGCGGATCGAACGGCGGCGGCGTCCGCTGGTCGGCCGGCGCGAGCCCGGGGCGGCCCGGCGGGTTGGACGCACGGGCGGCCGGTGGCGGTGTGCGCGCACCCCGTGGGCCGCCGCCGCGGGACTCCTCCCGGCGAAACTCCACGATCGCGGTGCCGAGCTCGACGCGGTCGCCGTTCATCAGCTTCACCTGGGTCGCCGCGCGCCCGTTCACGAGGCTGCCGTTGGTGGAGCCCGCGTCCACGTAGAGGAACTGCCCGTCCGGCAGCCGGCGGATCTCGCCGTGCC is a window from the Parafrankia irregularis genome containing:
- a CDS encoding FhaA domain-containing protein, whose translation is MGVLQRFERRLGGLVEGAFAKVFKGGVEPVEIASALARETDDRRAQSSNRVLVPNEFAVELAGGDFARLAPYTRELCDGLAEMVREHAAEQRYTFVGPVTVRLAEADDLDIGVFRIRSSVASADPAVVSGRRAGPRRPAAPGTPHLLITTRAAGGASGEREYPLDAEITVIGRSVECDIRLNDTGVSRRHGEIRRLPDGQFLYVDAGSTNGSLVNGRAATQVKLMNGDRVELGTAIVEFRREESRGGGPRGARTPPPAARASNPPGRPGLAPADQRTPPPFDPHQPTSPGRRSPTPPPGGRGPGFADRPGRGGDEYREGPSARFRDDSGPRPARRDGGPRPDSYGADEYREGPSARFRDDSGPRPARRDGGPRPDSYGADEYREGPSARFRDNGPPPPRGGDRGGWPGAGSDRGPGHGRDPQRERGRGYRAESSVGGARDAGGDEMYRSQPDPRQRPAARSDDGLEALEPVDDAGSHGSRRAGGPAERYGDDGRRGGW